Proteins co-encoded in one Bremerella sp. TYQ1 genomic window:
- a CDS encoding alpha/beta hydrolase, which produces MHTAFRFLPLIVLGLFASSVFAAPPVGEPSVYKEVDGRKLKLYVTKPDDWKKSDTRPAIVFFHGGGWVGGAPGQFTEHSKHLAKHGMVTVQVEYRLLDRKSNDPPVTCTEDALDAMRWVRMHATELGIDPQRIATSGGSAGGHLAAYLGTVDQGKQEISTKPNAMVLFNPVYDNGPKGWGTQRVKDRYQEFSPAHNISADDPPSIVFLGSNDKLIPVATAENFQKKMQDEGVTSELRVYEGQGHGFFNHGKDKNRWYNETVKEMDKFLTSLGWIKQPAN; this is translated from the coding sequence ATGCATACTGCTTTTCGTTTCCTGCCGCTGATCGTCCTGGGACTTTTCGCCTCGTCCGTCTTCGCGGCTCCTCCGGTCGGAGAACCATCGGTGTACAAGGAAGTCGACGGTCGCAAGCTGAAGCTCTATGTCACCAAGCCAGACGACTGGAAAAAGTCGGACACACGTCCGGCGATTGTCTTCTTTCATGGCGGCGGCTGGGTCGGCGGGGCTCCAGGGCAATTTACCGAACATAGCAAGCATCTTGCCAAGCATGGCATGGTGACCGTACAAGTCGAGTACCGTTTGCTCGATCGAAAAAGCAACGATCCGCCGGTCACTTGTACAGAAGATGCTTTGGACGCGATGCGTTGGGTTCGTATGCACGCAACGGAACTAGGCATCGATCCGCAGCGTATCGCCACCAGTGGCGGCTCGGCCGGCGGTCACTTGGCTGCTTACCTCGGAACCGTTGATCAAGGGAAACAAGAGATCTCAACGAAACCGAACGCGATGGTCTTGTTCAATCCGGTTTACGACAACGGCCCGAAAGGCTGGGGAACGCAGCGAGTGAAAGACCGTTATCAAGAGTTTTCGCCGGCCCATAACATCAGTGCCGATGATCCCCCGAGCATTGTGTTTCTGGGGTCCAACGACAAGCTAATTCCCGTTGCGACTGCTGAGAATTTTCAGAAGAAAATGCAAGACGAAGGTGTGACCAGCGAGCTTCGCGTTTATGAAGGGCAGGGGCATGGCTTCTTCAACCATGGCAAAGACAAAAACCGCTGGTATAACGAAACGGTGAAAGAGATGGACAAGTTTCTCACCTCGTTGGGGTGGATCAAGCAGCCAGCGAATTAG
- a CDS encoding PDZ domain-containing protein, producing MQSRTRYGIALVLGGVLLLSPQAAMAQGALERLGNLLDQVQENRPDRPNRPPPTDTIERPYLGAMLDSAVADADPQQNQGLLVTNVNPGGPAAQAGLQQGDRIMSIDGKMFGSLDELAAWMDEKKPGDRIVVKAIRDNSKTVGMTLVLGSQEVEVPVRPTRPDRPVPYDPLGVEEEMPLPADPLPPPVDNAPRVLGVRVVPLTDQIRAQTGVSVRRGAYVESVSRGSVADRANIPVGAVIVSYDGRRVDDAVGLIQMVRSSPADRTIPVNYYYGNRMESTQLYYGNPRDLPPPNDRDLGPGTPGANGDRPALRMLQNALEAVEGGEMPAGMVSQEQVDSLSRRVRDLEQEVRELREELRAMRNGRDL from the coding sequence ATGCAGTCACGAACACGATATGGAATCGCCCTGGTTCTGGGAGGAGTTCTGCTGCTCTCTCCCCAAGCAGCCATGGCACAAGGGGCATTGGAACGACTAGGAAACCTGCTAGATCAGGTTCAAGAAAACCGACCTGACCGTCCCAATCGCCCTCCTCCAACAGACACGATTGAACGTCCTTATCTAGGGGCGATGCTCGATTCGGCCGTGGCGGATGCTGATCCACAGCAAAACCAAGGACTTCTCGTCACCAACGTCAATCCAGGGGGACCTGCCGCGCAAGCAGGGCTGCAGCAAGGTGACCGCATCATGTCGATCGATGGCAAGATGTTCGGCTCGCTCGACGAACTTGCCGCTTGGATGGACGAAAAGAAGCCTGGCGATCGAATCGTCGTGAAAGCGATTCGAGACAACAGCAAGACTGTGGGAATGACGCTGGTGCTCGGTAGCCAAGAGGTTGAAGTGCCTGTACGACCAACTCGCCCTGATCGTCCGGTTCCGTACGATCCGTTAGGCGTGGAAGAAGAAATGCCTCTGCCTGCCGACCCGCTTCCACCGCCGGTTGATAACGCGCCGCGCGTTCTGGGAGTGCGCGTGGTACCGTTGACCGATCAAATTCGTGCTCAGACAGGCGTATCGGTACGCCGCGGCGCTTATGTCGAAAGCGTTAGCCGCGGAAGTGTCGCTGACCGAGCCAACATTCCTGTAGGTGCTGTGATTGTTTCATACGATGGCCGCCGCGTGGATGATGCTGTGGGATTGATCCAGATGGTCCGCTCTTCCCCGGCTGATCGGACGATTCCCGTAAATTACTATTACGGCAATCGAATGGAATCGACCCAACTCTATTATGGCAACCCACGCGACTTGCCACCGCCGAACGACCGAGATCTCGGCCCCGGTACTCCAGGAGCCAACGGTGATCGCCCTGCTCTGCGAATGTTGCAGAACGCATTGGAGGCGGTCGAAGGTGGTGAGATGCCGGCCGGAATGGTTTCGCAGGAACAAGTCGATTCGCTCAGCCGACGCGTACGCGACTTGGAACAAGAGGTCCGCGAACTCCGCGAAGAGCTCCGCGCAATGCGGAATGGCCGCGATCTTTAA
- a CDS encoding S9 family peptidase, with the protein MLRCFASLALCALLVSFVSAEDVTWLAEVATPPEEFALKANGSQAIDKPWPEQREAIRDEWKQFLGAYSYPDLPLKMETVQEEKLEHCTRRLIRYQAEPGRIVRAYLLIPHGDAPTKRPAIAAFHGTSTNTFDKLVGLAAEPARHMALRLVEQGFIVLCPENFLWEQSSYQKSTEAALKPHPQSKGMAVMLADCMRAVDVLLTMEDVDPQRIGAYGHSLGAKEAFYLAAMDDRVCAAVASEGGIEIGFSNWDAIWYLSDEVNAKDFQLKHSDLVRLIAGRPFLVLGGEEGRGCADGERSWKALHEGQKAWQANYPGPVRMGLYNHGEGHSLSMKSGDRILDWMNAYVKNRGENE; encoded by the coding sequence ATGCTTCGTTGTTTTGCTTCGCTCGCACTATGCGCGCTGTTGGTATCGTTTGTTTCCGCGGAAGATGTTACCTGGTTGGCGGAAGTCGCCACGCCTCCGGAAGAATTTGCTTTAAAAGCGAACGGTAGCCAGGCCATCGATAAGCCATGGCCTGAACAGCGGGAAGCGATTCGTGACGAGTGGAAGCAGTTCCTCGGTGCGTACAGCTATCCCGATCTTCCCTTGAAAATGGAAACGGTCCAGGAAGAAAAGCTGGAGCATTGCACGCGTCGTTTGATTCGGTATCAAGCGGAGCCAGGCCGAATCGTTCGAGCCTACTTGCTGATTCCTCACGGCGATGCCCCCACGAAACGACCTGCGATTGCCGCTTTCCATGGGACGAGCACCAACACGTTCGACAAGCTGGTCGGACTTGCTGCAGAACCGGCTCGGCACATGGCATTGCGACTGGTCGAACAAGGGTTCATCGTGCTGTGCCCTGAGAACTTCCTGTGGGAACAAAGCTCTTATCAGAAGTCGACCGAAGCGGCCCTGAAACCTCATCCCCAAAGTAAAGGGATGGCGGTGATGCTGGCCGACTGCATGCGAGCGGTCGATGTGCTGCTGACAATGGAAGATGTCGACCCCCAACGTATCGGTGCGTATGGGCATTCATTGGGGGCGAAGGAAGCGTTTTACCTGGCCGCGATGGACGATCGCGTTTGTGCCGCGGTGGCGAGCGAAGGGGGCATCGAGATTGGCTTCTCGAACTGGGACGCCATCTGGTATCTCAGCGACGAAGTCAACGCAAAAGACTTCCAGTTGAAGCACAGCGATTTGGTACGTTTGATTGCCGGGCGACCATTTCTCGTGCTCGGCGGGGAAGAAGGACGCGGGTGTGCCGATGGCGAGCGTAGCTGGAAGGCGCTGCACGAGGGGCAAAAGGCCTGGCAGGCGAACTATCCCGGCCCAGTCCGCATGGGGCTTTATAACCACGGGGAAGGGCATTCGCTCTCGATGAAGTCTGGCGACCGCATTCTCGATTGGATGAATGCGTACGTGAAAAATCGCGGCGAGAACGAATAA
- a CDS encoding arylsulfatase: MIRSTLFAVSVLLLFASSLLAADAKRPNIIYVMLDDAGYNDFGAMGSPHVQTPVFDRMCAEGMRFTDHYSGSAVCAPTRCVLMTGLHTGHCRRRDNQAKANRDQTDQNGLVFLKDEDVTVAEVMKQAGYVTGGIGKWGLGNPGFDGSPDKQGFDHFLGYLDQVHAHSYYTDWLWNDGERMETGKRYSHYFFEEDTLRFIRENQKKPFFLYLPYTLPHGKYEIPADDPATKLYADKDWPQQVKNYAAMISRADMTVGKILDLLKELDLDENTIVFYTSDNGPNAPFMKHLNSNAPFSGGKRSLKEGGIRAAMAVRWPGHVPAGKTSDFVWDMRDVFPTSCDIAGIEVPSHLDGISVLPTLRGESQPGHSHLYWEFPVRSQQAVRMGKWKGYREGTEGAIELFDLTSDPAEKSNVAHAHPDVVQQMATIMQQSHEPNQFWPLDSGKKKTRMKK; encoded by the coding sequence ATGATTCGATCGACACTGTTTGCCGTTTCCGTTCTGCTGCTGTTTGCTTCGTCACTGCTCGCTGCCGACGCCAAGCGGCCGAACATCATTTACGTCATGCTGGATGATGCGGGCTACAACGATTTCGGTGCGATGGGTTCGCCCCACGTGCAAACGCCGGTATTCGACCGAATGTGTGCCGAAGGAATGCGATTCACCGATCATTACAGCGGTTCGGCCGTTTGTGCTCCGACACGTTGCGTGCTGATGACCGGGCTACACACAGGTCATTGCCGACGCCGAGACAATCAGGCCAAAGCCAATCGTGACCAGACCGATCAGAACGGACTCGTCTTTCTGAAGGACGAAGATGTCACCGTCGCGGAAGTGATGAAGCAGGCAGGCTACGTGACCGGCGGCATCGGCAAGTGGGGCCTGGGCAACCCCGGCTTTGACGGTTCGCCTGACAAGCAAGGCTTCGATCATTTTCTGGGATACCTGGATCAGGTCCATGCGCATTCGTATTACACCGATTGGTTGTGGAACGATGGCGAGCGGATGGAAACCGGCAAACGATACTCGCACTATTTCTTCGAAGAAGACACGCTCCGCTTCATTCGCGAGAACCAGAAGAAACCATTCTTTCTTTATCTGCCGTATACGCTTCCGCATGGCAAATACGAAATCCCTGCTGACGATCCCGCGACAAAGCTCTACGCAGACAAGGATTGGCCGCAACAGGTAAAGAACTATGCCGCGATGATCAGCAGGGCCGATATGACGGTTGGCAAGATTTTGGATCTGCTGAAAGAACTGGACCTGGATGAGAACACAATTGTTTTCTATACGTCCGACAACGGTCCCAACGCTCCATTTATGAAGCACCTAAACTCGAATGCTCCTTTCAGCGGCGGCAAACGAAGCTTGAAGGAAGGAGGCATCCGGGCAGCTATGGCGGTTCGCTGGCCTGGCCATGTTCCGGCGGGAAAGACGAGCGATTTCGTTTGGGACATGCGGGACGTGTTCCCAACTTCGTGCGATATTGCCGGCATCGAGGTACCTTCGCATCTAGATGGAATTTCCGTTTTGCCGACGCTTCGTGGCGAATCGCAGCCGGGGCACTCGCACCTTTATTGGGAGTTTCCTGTCCGTTCGCAGCAAGCGGTTCGGATGGGGAAATGGAAAGGGTATCGCGAAGGCACGGAGGGTGCCATCGAGCTGTTTGATCTGACGAGTGACCCTGCCGAAAAGAGCAATGTCGCCCACGCCCATCCGGATGTCGTCCAGCAAATGGCTACGATCATGCAGCAGTCGCACGAGCCAAATCAATTCTGGCCGCTGGACTCTGGCAAAAAAAAGACGAGAATGAAGAAGTAG
- a CDS encoding glycoside hydrolase family 71/99-like protein: protein MPILFQRRFLGVPWVLLTAALCFGASGFLAAQPPNQVDATTLDGKVLCGYQAWFRCPTDGTNSGWMHWSRRETISPTSLTFEMWPDLSEFSQNEKVAVPGFTHANGSPAYLYSSANKAVIERHFQWMQQYGIDGVFVQRFLVNLRQPSFDEILEHVRTASKDTGRTFAICYDLSGYPTERIYRRLTDDWRQLCDQRKVTRDERYLDHDGLPVVFLWGLYPDRFDGELASRLIEFFHEEGPYRATVIGGVPPTWRQVTDEKWAAAYRQLDVISPWNVGNVLTSAQGEKVANTRSWPEDLAAAQSVDARLMPVAFPGFGWTNLKGPLAQRDTIARRDGKFLWEQFVAAAKLKTGMVYVAMFDEVDEATAIFKVTNNPPIQGNFQTYDGMPSDWYLRVTGEGTKMIRGQTPIQETIPISP, encoded by the coding sequence ATGCCGATACTTTTTCAGCGACGTTTTTTGGGAGTGCCGTGGGTCTTGTTGACTGCCGCACTTTGCTTTGGGGCGAGCGGTTTTCTGGCAGCCCAACCGCCGAATCAAGTCGACGCAACGACCCTCGATGGCAAAGTGCTTTGCGGCTATCAAGCCTGGTTTCGCTGTCCTACCGATGGGACAAACTCAGGTTGGATGCATTGGAGCCGTCGCGAAACCATCTCGCCCACTTCGCTAACGTTCGAGATGTGGCCCGATCTGTCGGAGTTCTCTCAGAACGAAAAAGTTGCCGTGCCTGGTTTCACACATGCCAACGGTTCACCGGCGTACTTGTATAGCAGCGCAAACAAAGCTGTCATCGAGCGGCATTTTCAATGGATGCAGCAGTACGGAATTGATGGCGTCTTTGTGCAGCGATTTTTGGTGAACCTGCGACAACCATCCTTCGACGAGATTTTGGAGCATGTTCGCACCGCATCGAAGGATACTGGGCGAACGTTTGCCATCTGTTACGACTTGTCAGGCTATCCAACCGAACGGATTTATCGCCGATTGACCGACGATTGGCGGCAGCTTTGCGATCAACGCAAAGTCACCCGCGACGAACGCTACCTCGATCACGACGGACTGCCGGTCGTTTTCCTATGGGGGCTTTATCCTGATCGCTTCGATGGCGAGCTTGCGAGTCGACTCATCGAATTCTTCCACGAAGAAGGGCCGTATCGCGCGACGGTCATCGGAGGTGTGCCACCGACGTGGCGACAAGTGACCGACGAGAAATGGGCGGCCGCGTACCGTCAGTTAGATGTGATCAGTCCCTGGAATGTAGGCAACGTGCTCACGTCTGCTCAGGGCGAGAAAGTTGCCAACACGCGATCATGGCCGGAAGATCTCGCGGCCGCTCAATCGGTCGATGCCCGATTGATGCCGGTCGCGTTCCCTGGTTTCGGCTGGACGAATTTGAAGGGACCGTTAGCACAGCGAGATACCATTGCTCGCCGCGACGGCAAGTTCCTCTGGGAGCAGTTTGTCGCCGCCGCGAAACTTAAAACGGGAATGGTCTATGTTGCGATGTTCGACGAAGTGGACGAAGCAACGGCAATCTTTAAAGTCACCAACAATCCGCCTATCCAAGGCAACTTTCAGACCTACGACGGAATGCCGAGCGACTGGTACCTTCGCGTGACGGGAGAAGGCACCAAGATGATCCGTGGCCAAACACCGATTCAAGAGACGATTCCGATTTCGCCCTGA
- a CDS encoding di-heme oxidoredictase family protein, giving the protein MNRVVLCLVVGMLATFFASPAWAQFDTTPEKIAKGRDLFVHQWQPNDKLSPNGDGLGPLYNAKSCAECHSQGGVGGSGTNEHNAQMLAFLPEPGKFTQRNADAIRNRLKLMHPLFVDDQGRISTGVLLHRYSTNQDYDEVHQRITTPLEDSFESRGRLRRMLRERNLAAASSMPLQLVAYMREIQFATADRNPPQLFGANLIADGINESDIVAIADTQNKSSYQTGISGRKSGRFGWRGQLDDLDLFVKGACAAEVGLQVQEMLQAEDPTQPDYRLTGVDLEPSQTDELVAFVRSLPRPQQVLPEDPNMRSHVSQGQMLFNSIGCAQCHVEDVGAVSGVYSDFLLHNMGAEFEDPVPAARIPVTVVTARKLISMPMYYGGEYHRVETFTTIERRDEYQEYRTPPLWGVADSAPYLHDGRAETLREAIEWHGGEATISAARFMQLDEEQQFSVLQFLKSLKAPEIPKEEARQFTGNEEHLNDNRISSLVPGTMNSVASRE; this is encoded by the coding sequence ATGAATCGTGTCGTGTTATGTCTCGTCGTCGGAATGCTGGCCACATTTTTTGCTTCACCGGCATGGGCCCAGTTCGATACGACTCCTGAAAAAATTGCCAAGGGCCGCGACCTCTTTGTCCATCAATGGCAGCCCAATGACAAACTCAGTCCGAACGGCGACGGACTTGGTCCACTTTACAATGCGAAAAGCTGCGCGGAATGCCATTCTCAAGGAGGCGTGGGAGGCAGCGGCACCAACGAGCATAACGCGCAGATGTTGGCGTTCCTTCCCGAACCAGGCAAATTTACGCAGCGTAACGCCGACGCAATCCGCAATCGGCTTAAGCTGATGCATCCGTTGTTTGTCGACGATCAAGGGCGTATTTCGACGGGCGTTCTACTGCACCGATACAGTACGAACCAAGACTATGATGAAGTCCATCAACGCATTACGACGCCACTGGAAGATAGCTTTGAATCTCGAGGTCGACTGCGTCGAATGCTGCGAGAGCGAAACTTGGCCGCGGCATCGAGTATGCCACTTCAGCTTGTCGCCTACATGAGGGAAATTCAATTTGCGACTGCGGATCGAAATCCTCCTCAACTATTCGGTGCCAATTTGATTGCGGATGGAATCAACGAGTCAGATATCGTTGCTATTGCCGATACGCAAAACAAATCGAGTTACCAGACTGGTATCTCAGGCAGAAAGTCAGGACGGTTCGGATGGCGAGGCCAACTGGACGATCTTGATCTGTTTGTCAAAGGTGCTTGTGCTGCCGAAGTTGGATTACAAGTTCAAGAGATGTTACAAGCCGAGGATCCCACGCAGCCTGATTATCGTTTGACCGGCGTCGATCTGGAGCCTTCACAAACAGACGAACTAGTTGCCTTTGTGCGATCCCTTCCGCGACCGCAGCAAGTCTTGCCGGAAGATCCGAATATGCGAAGTCACGTAAGTCAGGGCCAGATGCTTTTTAATTCGATCGGGTGTGCTCAGTGCCATGTCGAAGATGTTGGAGCGGTTAGCGGTGTTTATTCTGACTTTTTGCTGCATAACATGGGGGCTGAGTTCGAAGATCCCGTTCCTGCCGCTAGAATTCCTGTGACGGTGGTTACCGCCCGGAAATTGATTTCTATGCCAATGTACTACGGCGGCGAATATCATCGAGTCGAAACGTTTACGACTATCGAGCGGCGCGACGAATATCAGGAATATCGCACACCTCCACTATGGGGCGTAGCAGACTCAGCGCCTTATCTGCACGACGGCAGGGCCGAAACGTTGCGAGAAGCCATTGAATGGCATGGTGGCGAAGCAACGATATCGGCGGCAAGATTCATGCAACTGGATGAAGAGCAGCAGTTCAGTGTTCTCCAGTTTCTCAAGTCGCTGAAAGCCCCGGAAATTCCAAAGGAAGAAGCCCGGCAATTCACGGGCAATGAAGAGCATTTGAACGACAATAGGATTTCCAGTCTGGTACCAGGTACAATGAATTCGGTCGCGTCGCGGGAATAG
- a CDS encoding methionine-R-sulfoxide reductase, which yields MSSNFNSLNDAEQHVILRKGTERPFTGEYTDLKAKGTFICRQCNMPLYRSDDKFESHCGWPSFDDDLPDSVKRVPDADGRRTEIVCANCGGHLGHVFEGEGFTSKNTRHCVNSISMRFIPEGETLPEVIQP from the coding sequence ATGTCGTCGAACTTCAATTCCCTCAACGATGCCGAGCAACATGTCATTCTGCGGAAAGGAACCGAACGTCCTTTCACCGGCGAATATACCGATTTGAAAGCGAAAGGAACGTTCATTTGCCGGCAATGCAACATGCCGCTCTATCGCTCGGACGACAAGTTCGAGAGCCATTGTGGATGGCCTAGTTTCGATGACGACCTGCCAGACTCGGTGAAACGTGTCCCGGATGCCGATGGTCGCCGCACCGAGATCGTCTGCGCCAACTGCGGCGGGCACTTGGGCCACGTATTTGAAGGAGAAGGCTTTACCTCAAAGAACACGCGGCACTGCGTCAACTCGATCTCCATGCGTTTTATTCCGGAAGGCGAGACACTGCCGGAGGTGATCCAGCCGTAG
- a CDS encoding LysR family transcriptional regulator, protein MEIEQLQQFLKLAELGNFTRAAESLAMSQPALSRSIARLEETLGQPLFERQSRKVTLTDAGQILLPRAHRIVSLVEDTKAEISDDGESGRIRLGAIPTIAPFLLPEMLSPFSETFPKAHLTVQEDTTDNLLRRCQQGEIDLAILALPISAKHLEVEALFDEELLLVLPVNHPLGAKKQIKLADIEPYPFILLDEAHCLSDNIVTFCRHRSFNPISVERTSQLATVQELVSMNHGVSMIPTMAKKLDSSPRRVYRSLHGTKPMRKIAMIWNPYRFQCKLIDRFKEHVRQFSKSYNALAD, encoded by the coding sequence ATGGAAATCGAACAACTCCAACAGTTCTTAAAGCTCGCCGAGCTTGGCAACTTCACCAGAGCCGCCGAGAGTCTGGCCATGTCTCAGCCGGCGTTAAGTCGTTCGATTGCTCGGCTGGAAGAAACGCTCGGCCAGCCGCTGTTTGAACGTCAGAGCCGAAAAGTCACGCTCACCGATGCAGGGCAGATTCTATTGCCGCGAGCGCATCGGATTGTCTCTCTTGTGGAAGACACCAAAGCCGAAATCTCTGACGACGGCGAGAGTGGACGGATTCGCCTGGGTGCCATTCCGACGATCGCTCCGTTTTTACTTCCGGAGATGCTGAGCCCGTTTTCCGAAACCTTTCCCAAGGCCCATCTGACCGTTCAGGAAGACACCACCGACAATCTTCTGCGGCGATGCCAACAAGGAGAAATCGACTTGGCGATACTTGCCTTACCGATTTCGGCCAAGCATTTGGAAGTGGAGGCGTTGTTCGATGAAGAGTTGCTGTTAGTGCTTCCCGTCAATCATCCCCTGGGGGCAAAGAAGCAGATCAAGCTGGCCGACATCGAACCATATCCATTTATTTTGCTGGATGAAGCTCATTGCCTTTCGGACAACATCGTCACGTTTTGTCGCCATCGCTCGTTCAACCCGATTTCGGTCGAACGAACAAGCCAACTGGCGACCGTGCAAGAGTTGGTTTCGATGAACCATGGCGTGTCGATGATTCCCACGATGGCCAAGAAGCTCGACTCCAGCCCTCGCCGCGTTTACCGATCGTTGCATGGAACGAAACCGATGCGGAAAATTGCGATGATCTGGAATCCGTATCGGTTCCAATGCAAATTGATCGATCGCTTCAAGGAACATGTGCGGCAATTCTCAAAGTCTTACAACGCGTTGGCTGACTAA
- a CDS encoding MgtC/SapB family protein: protein MNDISLIAIASTWSAESFVRLLLATLCGAALGWEREKKAKPAGLRTHMMVSLGAATFVLAGLHYTESLGQNEPSWLEVDLFRIVSGIIGGVGFLGAGSIIESRGDVRGLTTAASIWVAAATGLACGMGFYGLGVMAIGLAMITLVCVGAFERIFFDGKSDPGP, encoded by the coding sequence ATGAATGACATTTCCCTGATTGCGATCGCATCGACATGGAGTGCCGAGTCGTTCGTACGGCTGTTGTTGGCAACGCTGTGCGGCGCGGCACTCGGCTGGGAACGGGAAAAGAAAGCCAAGCCGGCCGGGCTGCGGACGCACATGATGGTTTCGCTCGGTGCTGCCACGTTCGTACTTGCGGGACTGCACTACACCGAATCGCTCGGGCAAAACGAGCCTTCCTGGTTAGAGGTCGATTTGTTCCGGATTGTATCTGGGATCATCGGCGGTGTTGGATTTCTGGGCGCCGGATCGATCATTGAATCACGCGGTGATGTCCGCGGTTTGACAACCGCTGCTTCCATTTGGGTTGCCGCCGCAACAGGACTCGCGTGTGGCATGGGGTTTTACGGACTCGGCGTGATGGCGATTGGTTTGGCAATGATCACGCTGGTTTGCGTCGGGGCATTCGAGCGTATCTTCTTCGACGGAAAGTCTGACCCTGGCCCTTAG
- a CDS encoding MOSC domain-containing protein: MTDHQLLAAFEDGTLERHLWTHEAHVRVAFLIASRGDWVASLREIRQRIQAYNATTATPEALDRGYHETMTAAFLRLIFSANQKTGPHASSQLFLDAHPELLDKRVLRRYYSRSRIMTWQAKQQFVPPDNHPLPIIQGETMPEHLSLEQLEEGLPLIEKSPHDEGELKAIVIRPKTDERNSLAFCELSPEGGVHGDNWALGCWMSLPDGSPHPDVQVTIMNSRAIDLIAGDSGRWALAGDNLFVDMNLSIENLPVGQQLALGDVVLEITEIPHNGCKKFADRFGKDAVKFVNSPVGKQLHLRGIYAKIVKPGIARVGDTIRKIS; encoded by the coding sequence ATGACCGACCATCAGTTGCTTGCCGCCTTTGAGGATGGCACGCTCGAACGCCACCTCTGGACACACGAAGCCCATGTGCGTGTGGCATTTTTGATTGCTTCGCGCGGCGATTGGGTCGCTTCTCTTCGCGAAATTCGTCAGCGAATTCAAGCTTACAACGCGACCACCGCGACACCAGAAGCCCTTGATCGCGGCTATCACGAAACCATGACAGCCGCATTTCTCAGGCTCATTTTCAGCGCGAATCAGAAGACAGGACCTCATGCGTCTTCACAACTGTTTCTCGACGCGCATCCCGAACTGCTCGACAAGCGAGTGCTGCGGCGGTATTACTCTCGATCGCGTATCATGACGTGGCAGGCCAAGCAGCAGTTTGTCCCGCCTGACAATCACCCTTTGCCCATTATTCAAGGCGAAACCATGCCGGAACATTTGTCACTCGAGCAGCTCGAAGAGGGCCTTCCTCTGATCGAAAAGTCGCCCCACGACGAAGGTGAATTGAAGGCGATCGTCATTCGCCCGAAAACCGACGAGCGAAATAGTCTGGCGTTTTGTGAACTCAGCCCTGAAGGAGGCGTTCACGGCGACAACTGGGCATTAGGTTGTTGGATGTCTCTACCGGATGGGTCGCCTCATCCCGACGTGCAAGTCACCATCATGAACTCTCGGGCCATCGATCTCATTGCCGGCGACTCCGGCCGGTGGGCATTGGCGGGCGACAACTTGTTTGTCGATATGAACCTGAGCATCGAGAACCTCCCAGTCGGCCAGCAGCTTGCTCTTGGTGACGTCGTGCTGGAAATCACCGAGATCCCTCACAACGGCTGCAAGAAGTTCGCCGATCGCTTCGGGAAAGATGCCGTTAAGTTCGTGAACTCGCCGGTTGGCAAGCAACTGCATCTTCGCGGTATCTACGCCAAAATCGTGAAACCAGGCATCGCACGCGTCGGCGATACGATTCGCAAGATCTCGTAA